Proteins encoded within one genomic window of Agelaius phoeniceus isolate bAgePho1 chromosome 9, bAgePho1.hap1, whole genome shotgun sequence:
- the LRRTM3 gene encoding leucine-rich repeat transmembrane neuronal protein 3 isoform X3, translated as MGFNVIRLLSGSAVALVIAPTVLLTMLSSAERGCPKGCRCEGKMVYCESQKLQEIPSSISAGCLGLSLRYNSLQKLKYNQFKGLNQLTWLYLDHNHISNIDENAFSGIRRLKELILSSNRISYFLNNTFRPVTNLRNLDLSYNQLQSLGSEQFRGLRKLLSLHLRSNSLRTIPVRIFQDCRNLELLDLGYNRIRSLARNVFAGMIRLKELHLEHNQFSKLNLALFPRLVSLQNLYLQWNKISVIGQTMSWTWSSLQRLDLSGNEIEAFSGPSVFQCVPNLQRLNLDSNKLTFIGQEILDSWISLNDISLAGNIWECSRNICSLVNWLKSFKGLRENTIICASPKELQGVNVIDAVKNYSICGKSTTERFELARALPKPTFKPKLTRPKHDSKPPVPPTMGATEASSEPEHDTEHISFHKIIAGSVALFLSVLVILLVIYVSWKRYPASMKQLQQRSLMRRHRKKKRQSLKQMTPSTQEFYVDYKPTNTETSEMLLNGTGPCTYNKSGSRECEV; from the exons ATGG GTTTCAATGTAATTAGGCTACTGAGCGGATCAGCTGTAGCTCTGGTAATAGCCCCTACTGTATTACTGACAATGCTTTCTTCTGCTGAACGAGGATGCCCTAAGGGCTGTAGGTGTGAAGGCAAAATGGTATATTGTGAATCTCAGAAATTGCAGGAGATTCCCTCAAGTATATCTGCTGGTTGTTTAGGTTTGTCCCTTCGATATAACAGCCTCCAAAAACTAAAATACAATCAATTTAAAGGTCTTAATCAACTCACCTGGCTCTATTTAGACCATAACCACATCAGCAATATTGACGAAAATGCTTTCAGTGGAATACGCAGACTAAAAGAGTTGATCTTGAGTTCCAACAGAATCTCCTATTTTCTTAATAATACCTTCAGACCTGTGACAAATCTCCGGAATTTGGATCTGTCATACAATCAGCTGCAGTCTCTGGGATCTGAACAGTTCAGGGGCTTAAGGAAGCTGCTGAGTTTACATTTGCGCTCCAATTCCCTAAGAACCATCCCTGTTCGAATATTTCAAGATTGCAGGAACCTTGAACTGTTGGACCTGGGTTATAATCGCATCCGGAGTTTAGCAAGGAATGTCTTTGCAGGTATGATCAGACTGAAAGAGCTTCATCTGGAGCACAATCAATTTTCTAAGCTCAACCTGGCACTTTTTCCAAGGCTAGTCAGCCTTCAAAACCTTTATTTACAGTGGAATAAAATCAGTGTGATAGGACAAACTATGTCTTGGACCTGGAGCTCATTACAAAGACTTGATTTATCTGGCAATGAAATAGAAGCTTTCAGTGGACCTAGTGTTTTTCAGTGTGTGCCCAATTTACAGCGCCTCAACCTGGATTCAAACAAGCTCACATTTATTGGTCAAGAAATTTTGGATTCTTGGATATCTCTCAATGACATCAGCCTTGCCGGGAATATATGGGAATGCAGCAGAAACATTTGTTCTCTGGTAAACTGGCTTAAAAGTTTTAAAGGGCTGAGGGAAAATACAATTATTTGTGCCAGCCCCAAAGAGCTGCAAGGGGTGAATGTTATTGATGCAGTGAAAAACTACAGCATCTGTGGCAAGAGTACCACGGAAAGGTTCGAACTAGCACGAGCTCTCCCAAAGCCAACATTTAAACCAAAACTCACCAGGCCTAAACACGACAGCaagccccctgtgcccccaacTATGGGAGCCACCGAAGCCAGCTCTGAGCCCGAGCACGACACAGAGCACATCTCCTTCCACAAAATCATAGCAGGCAGCGTGGCTCTCTTCCTGTCGGTGCTGGTGATCCTGCTGGTGATCTATGTGTCATGGAAGCGCTACCCTGCCAGCatgaagcagctgcagcagcgctCTCTCATGCGAAggcacaggaaaaagaaaagacagtCACTGAAGCAAATGACTCCAAGCACACAGGAATTTTATGTAGATTACAAACCCACCAACACTGAGACCAGTGAGATGCTGCTGAATGGAACGGGACCCTGCACGTATAACAAATCAGGCTCCAGGGAATGCGAG